One segment of Bacillus alkalisoli DNA contains the following:
- a CDS encoding nuclease-related domain-containing protein — translation MILKDATVTTYHERLIVGDRRISDKCKAKSQLTSELGKKNAGLKGEKSLNYYLSFLPKNEHIVLHNLRLQNESGYFYQIDALVFLKSYFIMVDAKHHTGKIIYDANFKQLFQEKIV, via the coding sequence ATGATCTTAAAAGACGCAACAGTTACAACTTATCATGAGAGACTAATTGTTGGTGATAGGAGAATTTCTGACAAATGCAAGGCTAAATCGCAATTAACATCTGAGCTTGGTAAGAAAAATGCAGGCTTAAAAGGGGAGAAATCCCTAAATTACTATCTATCATTTCTTCCAAAAAACGAACATATAGTACTTCATAATTTAAGACTTCAAAACGAATCAGGATACTTCTACCAAATAGATGCTTTAGTTTTTTTAAAAAGCTACTTCATAATGGTTGATGCCAAACATCATACAGGGAAAATAATCTACGATGCAAATTTTAAGCAGCTTTTTCAAGAAAAAATAGTTTAA
- a CDS encoding cation:proton antiporter domain-containing protein, protein MFDLPIKEPVLIFGIAMIIFFIFPYLMKLLRIPGLIGPILAGVIIGPNGLGILERTQTIELLGTVGLLFIIFIAGLEMDLDGFKKYRSRSIVYGFLSFFIPLALGTIVTLLLGYSLAAAILIGSILGSHTLLGYPIASRLGIGKNKAVTTAVGGSILTDTFALLVLAVITGAAAGQLDMYFGVKLTISLIVFVAIIFIGTPFVSRWFFRNVTTEGPVEFTFVMVMLFLAGSLALLAGLQPIIGAFLVGLALNRFIFDQGALMNRIRFTGNALFIPFFLLSVGMLMDLRVLFGNPKAWILTGLIVVSILTGKYVASFITSKLYNYTPTERIVVFGLTTPQAAATLAATLVGFNVGLLDQATVNGVIIMILITCIVGPYIVEKFGRKLALLEAQEPFKKSDAPERILIPVANPNTMNSLLDLAFLIRKSKTQENPLYALSVVQRDMFSAEGDVAKAEKMLENAVSYSSGADVPMRVTTRVDRNIAIGINRAIAEERITTLVAGWNGERTTPQKIFGGVIDQVLDQTTISVLISKLGHPLNTTKRVVLILPMGIDHKTGYWDALSTVKNIAATLGATMHCYVIKDFPDTYKAHMKEVKPNPPTVVEWVEGWTALYETKLDTFMSDDLVVVLSARKGTVAWHPQLERVPNKLAKINPESFIILYPAEGKEDLRGTRGTEVPKEVMLSKDYD, encoded by the coding sequence TTGTTTGACTTACCAATCAAAGAACCTGTTCTAATCTTTGGTATCGCTATGATTATCTTTTTTATCTTTCCCTATTTGATGAAATTATTACGAATACCGGGTTTAATTGGGCCCATCCTAGCTGGAGTAATAATCGGGCCAAATGGCCTTGGAATTTTAGAAAGAACACAAACGATAGAATTATTAGGAACAGTAGGTTTATTATTTATTATTTTCATTGCTGGACTTGAAATGGATTTAGATGGATTTAAGAAATATCGGAGCAGAAGTATTGTGTACGGTTTTCTTTCTTTCTTTATTCCACTTGCTCTAGGAACAATAGTTACTTTGTTGTTAGGCTATAGTCTAGCCGCAGCTATATTAATAGGATCCATTTTAGGCTCCCATACTCTACTAGGCTATCCAATCGCAAGCCGACTTGGTATTGGCAAAAATAAAGCTGTTACAACTGCTGTCGGTGGAAGTATTTTAACAGACACTTTTGCCTTGTTGGTTCTAGCTGTAATAACTGGTGCAGCGGCAGGTCAGCTTGACATGTACTTTGGGGTTAAATTGACGATTTCACTCATTGTATTTGTAGCAATTATCTTTATTGGCACACCTTTTGTCTCGAGATGGTTTTTCCGAAATGTCACGACAGAAGGGCCGGTCGAATTCACGTTTGTTATGGTAATGTTATTTTTGGCTGGGTCACTTGCTCTTCTGGCAGGTCTTCAACCAATCATCGGAGCATTCTTAGTCGGCTTAGCACTAAATCGCTTTATTTTCGACCAAGGTGCTTTAATGAACAGAATTAGATTTACTGGAAATGCTCTATTCATTCCATTCTTTTTATTAAGTGTTGGAATGTTAATGGACCTAAGGGTGTTGTTTGGGAACCCAAAAGCTTGGATTTTAACGGGCTTAATTGTTGTAAGTATATTAACAGGTAAGTATGTAGCTTCCTTCATTACTTCCAAGTTATATAATTACACACCAACGGAAAGAATTGTTGTGTTCGGATTAACGACACCGCAAGCTGCCGCTACATTAGCGGCAACATTAGTAGGATTCAATGTTGGTTTACTGGACCAAGCTACAGTTAATGGTGTAATTATTATGATTTTAATTACATGTATAGTTGGCCCTTATATTGTAGAAAAATTTGGACGAAAACTTGCGCTATTAGAAGCACAAGAGCCATTTAAAAAATCGGATGCACCAGAGAGAATTTTAATTCCCGTTGCAAATCCAAACACAATGAATTCATTATTAGATTTAGCTTTCTTAATCCGAAAATCAAAAACGCAGGAAAACCCACTCTATGCCTTAAGTGTAGTACAACGTGACATGTTTTCAGCTGAAGGTGATGTAGCGAAGGCTGAAAAAATGTTAGAAAATGCTGTTTCCTACTCAAGTGGTGCGGACGTTCCGATGAGGGTGACAACTCGTGTTGATCGAAATATTGCAATTGGAATAAACAGAGCAATAGCGGAAGAGCGAATCACGACGCTAGTAGCAGGTTGGAACGGGGAAAGAACAACTCCTCAAAAGATTTTTGGTGGAGTTATAGACCAAGTGTTAGATCAAACAACTATTTCTGTATTGATATCTAAACTAGGTCATCCATTAAATACGACGAAACGAGTTGTCCTTATATTACCGATGGGAATAGACCATAAAACAGGATATTGGGATGCACTTTCTACAGTGAAGAATATTGCTGCTACATTAGGAGCAACGATGCATTGCTACGTGATTAAAGATTTTCCTGATACATATAAAGCACACATGAAGGAAGTAAAGCCTAATCCGCCAACTGTTGTAGAGTGGGTAGAAGGCTGGACAGCTTTATATGAAACGAAGTTAGATACATTTATGTCAGATGATTTAGTAGTGGTGTTAAGTGCGAGGAAAGGTACTGTAGCATGGCACCCTCAGCTAGAACGAGTACCAAATAAATTAGCAAAAATTAATCCAGAAAGCTTTATTATCCTTTATCCTGCAGAAGGTAAAGAAGACTTAAGAGGTACTCGCGGCACAGAGGTACCGAAAGAAGTAATGTTGTCGAAGGATTACGATTAA
- a CDS encoding deaminase, translating into MKIKNHFFSNTFDTGFNRRETSQRSITHAEDLAIEEACEDIGSRRQEDTTLYVTLESCPIFARAIVQSRMILIILIFKDFFVVLSI; encoded by the coding sequence ATGAAGATTAAAAATCATTTTTTTAGTAATACTTTCGACACCGGATTTAATAGAAGGGAAACTAGCCAACGTTCTATAACGCATGCTGAAGATTTGGCAATAGAGGAAGCTTGTGAAGATATTGGTTCCAGGCGACAAGAGGATACTACTTTATACGTAACATTAGAGTCTTGTCCAATATTCGCAAGGGCTATTGTGCAATCACGTATGATTTTGATTATATTAATTTTTAAAGACTTCTTTGTCGTTCTTAGCATTTGA
- the fabI gene encoding enoyl-ACP reductase FabI produces MNLSLDGKTYVVMGVANKRSIAWGIARSLHDAGARLVFTYAGERLEKNVRELAESLDRNDSIVLPCDVTNDEEVHTCFQQIKEQVGSIHGIAHCIAFANKEELQGDYMNTTREGFLLAHNISSYSLTAVAKEAKDLMTEGGSIVTLTYLGGEKVVPNYNVMGVAKASLDASVKYLANDLGKHGIRVNSISAGPIRTLSAKGVSDFNSILKEIEENAPLRRVTTQEEVGDTALFLMSNLSRGITGENIHVDSGYHIL; encoded by the coding sequence GTGAATTTATCCTTAGATGGTAAAACATACGTAGTAATGGGTGTAGCAAACAAAAGAAGTATTGCTTGGGGAATTGCACGTTCTTTGCATGATGCAGGGGCACGTTTAGTTTTCACATATGCTGGCGAGCGTTTAGAAAAAAATGTACGTGAGCTTGCTGAATCATTAGATCGTAACGATTCTATCGTACTACCTTGTGATGTTACAAATGACGAAGAGGTACACACATGCTTCCAACAAATTAAAGAGCAAGTGGGTTCTATCCATGGTATCGCTCACTGTATCGCTTTTGCTAATAAAGAAGAGCTTCAAGGCGATTACATGAACACAACTCGCGAAGGATTCCTTTTAGCGCACAACATTAGTTCTTACTCGTTAACAGCTGTTGCTAAAGAAGCAAAAGATTTAATGACAGAAGGCGGAAGTATTGTAACGCTTACTTACCTTGGTGGAGAAAAAGTGGTGCCAAACTATAACGTAATGGGTGTGGCAAAAGCAAGCCTTGATGCGAGCGTAAAATATTTAGCAAACGACCTTGGAAAGCATGGAATTCGAGTTAACTCCATTTCAGCTGGACCAATCCGTACACTTTCTGCAAAAGGTGTTAGTGATTTTAACTCGATTCTTAAAGAAATCGAAGAAAACGCACCTCTTCGCCGTGTAACAACACAAGAGGAAGTTGGAGATACAGCGTTATTCTTAATGAGCAATCTATCACGTGGTATTACAGGGGAAAACATCCACGTTGATTCTGGATATCATATTTTATAA